Proteins from one Chroococcidiopsis sp. CCMEE 29 genomic window:
- a CDS encoding LptF/LptG family permease — MDRYIATELLLPFLFGVGAFSSVGVAVGIMFDLVRRVVESGLPINIALNVFLLKLPAFVVLAFPMSTLLAALMTYSRLSSDSELIALRSCGVSIYRLVLPAVILSFIVTGITFIFNEQVVPAANYQATVTLERALKQEKPAFQENNIFYPEYQEVKQPNGDEAKILTRLFYADHFNGQRMQGLTIVDRSREGLNQIVVADSAEWNLTQNTWDFFDGTIYLVSPDSSYRNIVRFEHQQLKLPRTPLDIAARGRDSDEMNIAQVRKQLELARLSNDDKKIRRYKLRIQEKIALPFVCVVFGLVGAALGTKPQRTGRATSFGISVVVIFSYYLLMFISSQLGLAGILSPSVSAWLPTMFGFGAGGLLLFRVAK, encoded by the coding sequence ATGGATCGCTACATTGCCACTGAACTACTCCTGCCATTTTTGTTTGGTGTGGGAGCCTTTTCTTCAGTTGGCGTGGCAGTTGGCATCATGTTTGACCTGGTGCGGAGAGTGGTGGAATCTGGGTTGCCGATTAACATAGCCTTAAATGTGTTTTTGTTGAAGCTACCCGCTTTCGTTGTCCTTGCTTTCCCAATGTCCACGCTGCTTGCTGCCTTGATGACCTACAGTCGGTTGTCTAGCGATAGTGAACTGATCGCTCTGCGTAGCTGTGGAGTGAGTATCTATCGATTAGTGCTGCCTGCTGTCATCCTAAGTTTTATCGTCACGGGGATAACATTTATATTTAATGAGCAAGTTGTACCAGCGGCAAACTACCAGGCTACTGTCACCCTAGAACGAGCACTGAAGCAAGAAAAACCAGCGTTTCAGGAAAACAACATTTTCTACCCCGAATATCAAGAAGTTAAGCAGCCGAATGGTGACGAAGCAAAAATACTTACTCGCTTATTTTATGCCGATCATTTTAATGGTCAGCGTATGCAAGGCTTGACGATTGTGGATCGTTCCCGCGAAGGTCTAAATCAAATCGTGGTAGCTGATTCAGCTGAATGGAATCTAACCCAAAATACTTGGGATTTTTTCGATGGCACTATCTATCTAGTTTCTCCAGATAGCTCCTATCGCAACATTGTGCGGTTTGAACATCAACAGCTGAAATTGCCCCGGACACCGTTAGATATAGCAGCAAGAGGGCGTGATTCTGATGAGATGAATATTGCCCAAGTCCGAAAGCAGCTAGAGCTTGCTCGCCTCAGTAATGATGACAAAAAAATTCGTAGGTATAAGCTTCGGATTCAAGAAAAAATTGCTTTGCCATTTGTATGTGTTGTTTTTGGCTTAGTAGGCGCAGCTTTGGGAACCAAACCTCAGCGCACTGGCAGAGCAACGAGTTTTGGTATTAGTGTGGTTGTGATTTTTAGCTATTACTTACTCATGTTTATCAGTAGCCAGCTAGGCTTGGCGGGTATTCTCTCTCCGTCTGTATCAGCCTGGTTGCCGACTATGTTTGGTTTTGGGGCAGGCGGTTTGCTTTTATTCCGAGTCGCAAAGTAA
- a CDS encoding D-alanine--D-alanine ligase family protein: MTRLRVGLLFGGRSGEHEVSVSSAQAIANALSADQNGSKYELLPVYIQKDGRWLAGQEPQKVLESGIPLLPSPDETPKNQQLSNWQSPPQAAEVDVWFPILHGPNGEDGTVQGLLKLMQVPFVGSGVLGSAMGMDKIAMKMAFAQMGLPQVKYIAVNRAQIWSNPCVFPKLCDQIEADLGYPCFVKPANLGSSVGITKVRSRTELETALDNAASYDRRIIVEEAVVARELECAVLGNDHPKASVVGEITYQSDFYDYETKYSAGKADLLIPASVPDAIATEIQQMALQAFAAIDASGLARVDFFYVEATGKVLLNEINTLPGFTATSMYPRLWAASGISFPELVDQLIQLALERHSH; encoded by the coding sequence ATGACAAGGTTGAGAGTGGGATTGCTGTTTGGAGGTCGATCGGGGGAACATGAAGTTTCAGTTAGCTCAGCTCAGGCGATCGCCAACGCGCTAAGTGCGGATCAAAACGGTAGCAAATACGAACTACTGCCTGTTTATATCCAAAAAGATGGACGCTGGCTAGCGGGGCAAGAACCCCAAAAAGTTCTAGAATCAGGTATTCCCCTGCTACCATCCCCAGACGAAACTCCCAAAAATCAACAACTCAGCAACTGGCAGTCTCCACCCCAAGCAGCTGAAGTCGATGTTTGGTTTCCGATTCTCCACGGTCCGAATGGGGAAGATGGTACAGTGCAGGGACTGCTGAAATTAATGCAAGTTCCCTTCGTCGGTTCTGGGGTTTTAGGCTCCGCGATGGGCATGGATAAAATTGCCATGAAGATGGCGTTCGCCCAGATGGGACTACCACAGGTGAAGTACATTGCCGTTAACCGAGCGCAGATCTGGTCGAATCCTTGCGTATTTCCCAAGCTTTGTGACCAAATTGAAGCGGATTTGGGTTATCCCTGTTTTGTAAAGCCTGCTAATTTAGGATCGTCAGTGGGCATTACCAAGGTGCGATCGCGCACTGAATTGGAAACTGCCCTGGATAATGCTGCAAGCTATGATCGGCGGATAATTGTGGAAGAAGCTGTAGTTGCCAGGGAACTTGAATGTGCCGTCTTAGGTAACGATCACCCCAAGGCTTCTGTCGTAGGAGAGATTACTTATCAAAGCGATTTCTATGATTATGAGACGAAATATAGCGCAGGTAAGGCAGATTTGTTGATTCCAGCATCAGTACCAGATGCGATCGCTACCGAAATCCAACAGATGGCTCTCCAGGCTTTTGCAGCTATTGATGCCTCTGGTTTAGCAAGAGTAGACTTTTTCTATGTTGAAGCAACGGGTAAAGTATTGCTGAATGAAATCAATACTTTACCCGGCTTCACAGCAACGAGTATGTATCCTCGACTATGGGCTGCCAGCGGCATTTCCTTTCCAGAATTGGTAGATCAATTGATTCAACTTGCTTTAGAACGACATTCTCATTAG
- the miaB gene encoding tRNA (N6-isopentenyl adenosine(37)-C2)-methylthiotransferase MiaB translates to MTTFNRRYHITTFGCQMNKADSERMAGILENMGFEWSEDPNDADLILYNTCTIRDNAEQKVYSYLGRQAKRKHEQPNLTLVVAGCVAQQEGETLLRRVPELDLVMGPQHANRLQDLLEQVFDGNQVVATEPIHIVEDITKPRRDSSVTAWVNVIYGCNERCTYCVVPNVRGIEQSRTPEAIRAEMEKLGQLGYQEVTLLGQNIDAYGRDLPGVTPEGRHQHTLTDLLYYVHDVPGIERIRFATSHPRYFTERLIRACAELPKVCEHFHIPFQSGDNEVLKRMARGYTQEKYRRIIDTIRRYMPDASISADAIVGFPGETEAQFENTLRLVEDIGFDHLNTAAYSPRPSTPASVWENQLSEEIKSDRLQRLNHLVATKAAQRSQRYLGRIEEVLVEDQNPKNPNQIMGRTRGNRLTFFNGNIAELKGQLVKVKITEVRAFSLTGEPVGIQQLIPV, encoded by the coding sequence ATGACCACTTTCAACCGTCGCTACCACATCACCACGTTTGGTTGCCAAATGAATAAGGCAGACTCCGAGCGTATGGCTGGTATTTTAGAAAATATGGGCTTTGAGTGGTCAGAAGACCCAAACGATGCTGACTTAATCCTCTACAATACCTGCACGATTCGGGATAACGCTGAGCAAAAGGTTTATTCCTACCTAGGTAGACAGGCAAAACGCAAGCACGAACAGCCCAATCTTACCTTAGTGGTTGCTGGTTGTGTCGCTCAGCAGGAAGGAGAAACACTACTGCGACGAGTACCAGAACTAGATTTGGTAATGGGACCCCAACACGCCAACCGTCTTCAAGATTTGCTGGAACAGGTATTTGATGGCAATCAGGTGGTGGCAACCGAACCAATCCATATTGTCGAAGATATTACGAAACCTCGCCGCGACAGCTCGGTGACGGCTTGGGTAAACGTGATTTATGGCTGCAACGAGCGCTGTACCTACTGCGTTGTTCCCAATGTACGCGGTATAGAGCAATCTCGGACACCAGAGGCAATTCGAGCTGAGATGGAAAAGTTGGGGCAATTGGGTTATCAGGAAGTAACGTTGCTGGGTCAGAATATTGATGCCTATGGGCGAGATTTGCCGGGAGTAACCCCAGAGGGGCGGCATCAGCATACGTTGACAGACTTGCTGTACTACGTCCATGACGTGCCGGGAATAGAACGAATTCGCTTTGCTACGAGTCACCCACGTTATTTTACAGAGCGCCTAATTCGGGCTTGTGCCGAATTGCCCAAAGTGTGCGAACATTTCCATATTCCCTTCCAGTCTGGGGATAACGAAGTGCTAAAACGCATGGCGCGAGGCTACACACAGGAGAAATATCGCCGGATTATTGATACGATTCGTCGGTATATGCCGGATGCGTCAATTAGTGCTGATGCAATTGTGGGGTTTCCTGGTGAAACGGAAGCACAATTTGAAAATACACTGCGGCTAGTGGAAGACATTGGTTTCGATCATCTGAATACAGCTGCTTACTCTCCCCGTCCGAGCACACCAGCATCTGTATGGGAAAATCAGTTGAGTGAGGAAATTAAGAGCGATCGCCTACAACGACTGAACCACTTAGTTGCAACTAAAGCAGCCCAGCGCTCTCAACGTTATCTTGGTCGCATCGAAGAAGTGTTAGTGGAAGACCAAAATCCTAAAAACCCCAATCAGATAATGGGACGGACACGCGGCAATCGTCTCACCTTTTTTAATGGCAATATTGCCGAACTTAAAGGTCAACTGGTAAAAGTCAAAATTACAGAGGTGCGGGCTTTTAGCTTAACAGGTGAACCAGTCGGAATCCAACAGCTAATTCCTGTGTAG
- a CDS encoding glycosyltransferase: MRLSVIIACLNGADTIGIQLEALANQQWSEPWEVIFADNGSRDGTVTIVEQYRHKLPNLRIVDASDQPGKAHAGNVAMSAASGEAFAFCDADDEVAPGWVAAMGEALAEYDFVGGAMDYLKLNQPKRVKHQVGGIKQAEHPPFLPFCGGCNFGFNRSVYQAIGGFDESFLFGEDTEYCWRAQLAGSKLQFVPNAVVHYRHRNTLAASYRQARNWSESYVLLRKKYGGSLSRLMMLKLLLGGWRHMPLCLVRIRSWEDLVEFAWQFGWKIGETRGCVKQLSFS; the protein is encoded by the coding sequence ATGAGATTGAGTGTAATCATAGCTTGTTTGAACGGAGCTGATACGATTGGTATCCAACTTGAGGCACTCGCCAACCAACAATGGTCTGAGCCGTGGGAAGTCATTTTCGCTGACAATGGCTCTAGGGATGGAACCGTAACGATTGTAGAGCAGTATAGACACAAATTACCAAATCTTCGGATTGTTGATGCCTCCGACCAACCAGGCAAAGCACATGCTGGCAATGTTGCCATGTCAGCTGCTTCTGGTGAAGCATTCGCCTTTTGCGACGCAGATGACGAAGTGGCTCCGGGTTGGGTAGCAGCGATGGGTGAGGCGCTGGCTGAGTATGACTTCGTGGGTGGAGCGATGGATTATTTGAAGCTGAATCAACCCAAGCGAGTCAAACATCAAGTAGGAGGGATAAAACAAGCTGAACACCCTCCTTTCCTACCATTCTGCGGTGGCTGCAATTTTGGATTTAACCGCTCAGTTTATCAAGCGATCGGTGGGTTTGATGAATCTTTTCTGTTTGGTGAGGATACGGAATATTGTTGGAGAGCTCAACTGGCAGGGAGTAAACTGCAGTTTGTCCCCAATGCGGTTGTTCATTACCGACATCGCAATACTTTAGCAGCTAGCTATCGTCAAGCGCGCAACTGGTCAGAATCTTATGTGCTCTTGCGCAAGAAGTATGGCGGCTCGCTCAGCAGATTAATGATGCTGAAGTTGCTGCTCGGTGGTTGGAGGCATATGCCGCTGTGTCTGGTGCGAATCCGTAGCTGGGAAGATCTAGTTGAGTTTGCCTGGCAGTTTGGTTGGAAAATTGGTGAAACGCGAGGTTGCGTTAAACAGCTAAGTTTTAGTTGA